The sequence below is a genomic window from Fibrobacter sp. UWB10.
AGTGATTTACAGACTATAACGCTTGATGTCATGCCGGGCATGGCATCGGCTTTTTATGAATGCGAATTTTCTATATTTGTCGCATGAAGAAAATTGCCGTATTCGCAGGATCTTTCGATCCGTTTACCTTAGGGCACCTTGATATCGTGAAACGCGCCGCAGCGTTGTTTGACGAATTGTACGTGCTGTTGGCGGTGAACGCATCTAAGAAGTATTCGCTTTCGGAATCGGCAAGAATCGAAATCGTGAAAAAGTCAGTTGAAAATATTCCGAATGTCATGGTGGAATCTTTTGACGGACTCACGGTGGAATTTATGAAGCGTGTCGGGGCGAAGTTCCTGGTGCGCGGAATCCGTGGCAGCGCCGATGTGGAATACGAACAGACGGTGGCCTGGAATAACAAGAATCTTTACCCGGAATGCGAAACGATATTCCTGTCGAGCGTACCGGAACATTTGATGGTGTCTAGTACCGTCGTTCGCGAACTCTTGAAGGTTGGCATCGCAAAGAAATCCGACGGAAACGAAATTCTCGCTAAATACGTCCCCGCTGAAGTAATCCCTTTATTAACCTTCAACTAGAGATCCTTCGACTTCACTTCGTTTCGCTCAGGATGACATTTTCTAACCACTAATCACTGTCTACTACCTATGAGACCTTTCAGATTTTTACCTAAAGTTTTGCGAGTGTTGCTGATTAGCAATGCCGTTGTTTTTGGATTGGCCTTTATCGGAGGCTTGCTTGGTTTGCAATTGAACTTGCCCGGTGTTGGTGCTGGTAGCATTCGTGAATACGTGGCCTACTTTGGCGCCTTCTGGCCGTTTGCGCCGGAACAGGCTTGGCGTTTTGTGACCTACATGTTCGTGCATGTGGACTTTATGCATTTCTTGTTCAACATGCTCATGCTCTGGATGTTCGGTAGCGAAGTTGCCGACATGATGGGCACCAAGCATTTTACCGGAATGTATTTCTTCTGCGGAATTTTTGCTGCGGTGTTTAGCCTGGCTATGTATTGGCTCGGTATGACGAACGCCCCGATTATCGGAGCGTCGGGTGCCTTGATGGGAATCTTTGTGGCGTACTACAAGTTCTTCCCGAATCGTATGCTCTTGATGTTCTTCTTTTTCCCGATGCGAATCAAGTATGCCATGTGGTTCATGGTCGCGGTCGATGTGTTTATGGCGCATTCGAGTGATGGCATTGCGCACTTTGCCCACTTGGGTGGTGTCGTAGGCGGATTCCTTTACATGTACTTTTATGAACGCGGCTTCGGTAACCTCGGCAAGGCGTTCGCAAAAATGCATGGCCCGAAGTTTACGGTGCATCCGGGTGGCCGCGCCGAAAGCGAATCTCGTAAGGAATCGAGTAGAGAACCGGACGATGCTATTGAAGGCGAAGTTTTTTATGTAGACGAAAACAAGCGAATGGATGAAATCCTTGCTAAAGTCAACCGCGAGGGAATCAATTCGCTGAACGAAACCGAACGTCAATTTTTACTTAAGGCGAGCGAAAAGTTGCGCCGCCGCAGAGGAGGCTTCTAATGAAGAAAGTTTTAGGTATGGGCGCTGCCCTTGTTGATATTTTGGCCAACGTAGATGACGCTTGGATTGCAGCACAGGGTGTGCAGAAGGGCGGCATGAACATGGTCGACTGGCCGCAGATGGAAAAGTTCCTGGGCTCGCTCAAGAACCCGCTTCGCGTGCCGGGTGGTTCTACCTGCAATACCATGGTCGGACTTTCTCGCCTGGGTGGCAAGGCTGCCTTTATTTCGAAGGTCGGAAACGATGAACTGGGCAACATTTTCAAGAAGCACTTGCAGGACAACGGTGTTGAATCCAAGGTCGGTCTTTCGGATGCTGCTACCGGTTGCGTTTTCTCTGCGGTGACGCCCGATGCCCAGCGTTCTATGTGGACTTACCTCGGCGCTTCTGATTTTCTTGCTAGCGAAGACTTTGAACCCGCCCTTTACGATGGCGTGGGCCTGTTGTATGCCGAAGGCTATCGTGCATTCAATGCGGATTGCTTTAAAAAGTCGTTCACCTTGGCCCGCAGCCTGGGTGTAGAAACCGCTCTCGATTTTAGCAGCTTTGGCGTGGTTGACGCTTGCCGCAAACTGTTTGACGAACTCTTTGCCGAAAAAATGATTGACATCATTATCGCAAACGAAGACGAAGCTTTCGCCTATGCTGGCGTTAAGGAAGAAGCCGCCCTCGAAGTTCTTGCTAAGAAGGCGAAGGTCGCTGTCGTGAAAATCGGCAAGCGTGGTGCCCTGATTGCCAAGGACGGCAAGGTGACTCGCGTTCAGGCAGGTGCTGCCAAGGCTATCGATACAACCGGTGCAGGCGACTTGTGGGCATCGGGATTCCTTTTCGGCTATATGAACGGCTGGGATATGGAAAAATCGGGCAATTTGGGCAGTGTTGTCTCGAATGAAGTGGTCCAGGTGATGGGCGCCCAGATTCCGGAAGACGGCTGGAAGCGAATTTTAGCCACGCTTTCGTAAATTTTTATATATATTTAAGGGGTAAGGAGAATAGTATGTTTAAAAAAATCTGCTTGATCGGCTTTATTGCCGCTGCACTCTCTTTTGCCCAAGAAGAGACCGAAACCTACATTCGCAATATCTGCGATACGTTGCCCAATTCTGCAACACCGTTGGTTGAACTCAAAATGGCCTATGTGGATGTAGGCCAGTGGTATGGTTCGAAGGATCTTTCCAAGAAGGATTCTTCGTCCGTTAAGCGTTATAAGAGTTACGAATCAATCAAACCATTCCGAGACAAAAAAATCTCGCTTTCTTTGCCTTATTCAATAACGGCATCTTGTGCAGAAACACAGTATAATCTGTACAAGATTGCACAGTGGAATGAGTCGAGTTTGTCTTGGGACTTGAATGCGGATAACGATGACTATGCGACCTATATCATGGATGTGAACATGGTTGAATTCCCTGGTTACAATGCATCGAATTCGTACAATATCTTGGCTTTCAGAAAGGGCTCGCTCCCTCAAGATGGGTCTTATAAGGCAGAAGATCTGATGGTGTCAAGGACTTTCGAGTTCCAATTTGACTGGTGGTATACGTATACAGCTTATACGGTTGTATCTACTACGTCTATAAAATGGAAAATGACTGCATCTTATGGGCTGGATTCTCTCTCGTCTTTGACTAACGCGCTCAAAAGTCTAGATATTCCGGATTCTATTTCAAAAATCCAGATTCATCAATTCCATGTGGTCTTGACGGATCCGAATAAGAAAGAGGTTGCCTCGTCTTCTTCTGTGGCGTCGTCTTCGAGCGAAGCCGCATCGTCTAGCAGCGTGGCATCTTCGTCGAGTGAAACAGCTTCCTCTAGTAGCGTAGCATCGTCTTCGTCGGTAGAACAGTCCTCTAGCAGCGAAGCTTCTAGTTCGTCTGTGGAAGAATCGAGTTCTTCTCAGGGAACGACTGCGATTGGCCGCTTGGTGAGCTCGCCGCGTGCATTCAAGGCTCGCGAAATTCGCAGACTTGACGGTTCCAAAATCAAGGCTGGCGAAGCTCTTGTGCCAGGCGTGTATTACGTGAAGGGTGTGGACGGTCGTTGGAAAAAGCAAGTCGAATTGCCGTAAGATTTTAATCACCTAAAATTCTTTTACAGCGAGTCCCCGGCTATTTTAACCGGGGATTCGCCTTTTTTTGTATATTTGAACCATGATGTGTTTGATTAGAATTCTCGCGATATCTCTTGCGCTTTGCAGTTCCATTGCCTTGGCTCAAGAATCGTCTGCAGAAGCGGAACTCAAACAGGAACTTGCCGTACGCGATAGCGTGATGCAGGTGCAGGGTGACGCTTGTACGCTCGAAAAAGATTCCCTGCGCTCCGTGATTGAAACGGAAAAAGCGAAAAGTGAAAATTGGGAAAAGAGTTACAATACCGTTAAAAAGGATAATGAAACTTGCGCCCAAATGTTAAGCACATCTATCGGAGTGAACGAAAAAAAGAAAGAAAAAGAAGACAATGACCGCAGGGCTGCAGCCATGGCTACGTCGTCTTCGTTCTTGGGTGGTGTGGGTATCGGCCTATTGATTATGTGGCTGATCATGAAGTAATTGGACTCGTATCGAGGAGTAAATGAATAAAGTTCTTTTGAGTGCAAGCCTGCTTTTGTGCGCAGGCTTTTGTTTTGCAAAAAATGCGGTGCCTGCAGGGCCTTTCCAGTGGGGGCATACACTTGCTCCGCTTACGACAATTAAAATGGCTACGGCCGAAATTTCGGCGTATATGCCTGCCAAGAAAAAACTGTTTGTTGTGGGCGATGCTAATATTGTCGAAGTAGTAGACTTGAGCAATCCAAGCGAAGCTAAAAAGATTTCTGAAGTAGAGATTCCGGGAAATGCTTCTAGCGTGACAGTCCATGGTGACTTGGTCGCGGTGAGCATGCTTGAAATAGAGGAATGGCGCGACGGACAGGTGCAGGTGATGCGCTATGCCGACAGCTTGGAAGTGCTTGGTGTATACAAGGTTTGTAGCCAGCCAGATATGATTAAGTTTACGCCCGATGGCAAGAACTTGCTGGTGGCTTGCGAAGGTTCGCCTAGTCAGGATTTTGCGGTAGACCCCGAAGGTGGTATTGCGTTCTTGTCGGTTGCTAAGGCAAATGCTGAATCGTGGAAAAATGCAGAATTGTCGATTTTGGGCTTTGATAAGCTCGATACGAATGCGCTTAAGAAGTCGGGTGTTCGCGCTCCCGGAAATCAGGGCTTTTTAAAGTCGTTGGAACCGGAATACATTACCGTGTCCGATGATTCCAAATTGGCATGGGTGAGCCTGCAAGAAAATAACGCCATGGCAATCATTGATGTGCCGGCAAAGAAAATCAAGAAGGTGTTTTCGCTGGGCTTTGTGGACCATTCCAGAAATGGTTTTGCAATTGATGCCGTGAGCGATGGAAAGATTGATATCAAGAATTACTACCCGCTGCGTGGCTTGCGCCAGCCCGATGGCATTGCCGCTTTTATGGCGGGGGATAGGCACTTTGTGATGACCGCGAACGAAGGCGCTCCTGTAAACGATTACAAGGTTTGGACCGATGTAACGACGGTGCCGGAACTTGTGGCGCAAGGCCGTTTGGATGAAAGCGTGTTTACGGAAAAGATGACTACGGATTTGAAAGATCTTTCGGTCAGTTCGCTGGAACGCTGCGATGAGGGCAAGTACCGTACCCACAACGGCAAGTGTCCTTACGCTTATACATTCGGTTCTCGCTCCGTGAGCATTTTTGATGGCGAAACGGGTAAATTGCTCTGGGATTCTGGCGAAATGTTCGAACGTGTTTTGGCTAAGATTGCGCCGGAATACTTCAACTGGAATTCCAAGAAAGGCAAGGCGAAAATGGACAAGCGCAGCAGCGATAAAGGCTGCGAACCCGAAAACGTGACCGTGGGCGAGGTCGGTAGACGTCGCTATGCTTTTGCGGGCTTGGAACGTACGAGCGGTGTTGCGGTGTTCGATATTACGGACCCGGAAGCCCCGAAACTGGTGGATTACTACTTGGATCCGCTAGACCGCGGCCCCGAGGGAATCCTTTTCATTCCGGCTGACAAGAGCCCGATTGCAGGCCAGGCATTACTCGTTGTCGGCTATGAATACAGCAAGACCCTGACGATTTATACGATTAAATAACGGATTCGGGCCAGGGGTGCTTGGGATAGCGGCCGCGCAATTCCTTGCGCACCTCGGCGTAGGTGTTCTGCCAGAATCCGGTTAAGTCCCAAGTTTTTTGAATTGTGCGGAAGTTCGGTGCGAGAATGTCGTACCGGACTTTTAATTTGCCGTCGGCAATCTTGTGCTCGCCGCGGAGTTGCATCAAGTCTTCAATTCGGGCCGAGATTTCGACGAGAACGCCTTCGATGCTTTGCACGGATTTTCCGTCATCGCTGACGGCGACTTCTTGGTAGCTGTAGCGAGCGCGCTTGCCGTTCGGGAGCATGTAATGGTCGGGGAATGTCTTGCCCAGCCACTGCAACATGGACTTGCCGAAATAATCTTCGACGATACTGCGGTAACGGTCTTCGTTAATGTCACGGAGCAGGAACTTGCCGTTTGCGAATTCATCGAAGATAAGTTCCATGTCTTCTTCGTTGAATTCGGGGAGGCCGTATTCGGGGTAGAGTTTGGCGGCAAGGCGCATTTTGATGAGTTGCGTCTGAACGGCTTCGGTCAGAAATTTGCCGCTCCAGTTTTCTTTCTCGATTTTTTCGCGCCAGGCGTCGACGGTGAGCTTCTTGAGTTCTTCGAGAACCTTGGGTGATGCATCTTGCGTGAGAATTTCTTTGCGGGAAAGTTCGGTGGTGGAACCGTCGGCGTTTTCAGATTCGCTGATTTCGACTCCGATGAATCTTTCTTGTCCGCTGCGCCACAAGAGCTCGTAGCGGGTCTTGGCGTTGCTGCCGCCGAGCATGTCTTGCGAAATGGGCGCGTAAAGGTTGACCTTGAGTTCGGACTTGGTGGTGCCGGTACGGAGCATGCTGAGTGCGAGAATCGCGTAAGGCGGTTCTGTAACTTGCAGGCGAATCACATTCTGGTTGGCGAGTTTGTAGGCGTTTCCGCTTGGAGTCGCGAGCCTGTCCGGGAAAGCTTTTAAGAGGCTGCGAACAGTGTCATCCTGAGCGGAGCAACGTTGTTGCGCAGTCGAAGGATCTTGCTTTAATCCGTCGCGGTAGTCGCGCAACTGCCGGAGTGTGAACGAAACTTCTCGCGGAACATCCCTGTTCTTGGACAAAGTATCGCTTGCGAGAGTCAGAATGTCGTAGGCGACTTTTGCTTTCTGTAAGAACTCTGTGCCGGAGTGAATCCAGGCGAGCGCGGCGAGGAGCAAGTCGGGTAGGTCCGCTTTGCTTTGGGCCGACGCGAGGAGCAGCGCGAGCGGAATACTAGAAACGGGCGTGCGGATTGCTTTGAGCCCGAGTGCGGTGATGGCTCCGTCTTGGAGCATCCCGAATTTTTCGAGGAGTGCCGTCGCCGTCTTTTCGCGTGCTTCCGGAATCGCAGTCGGAAGTACTATTCCTTCTGTCATCCCGGACTCGTTCCGGGATCTCCTTTCCCCGCCGAGAGTCTCTAATGCCGCCTTCTGCAATAGCAATTCCGAGGGCTCGATTTGCAGGACTTCGGGCACGATTCCTTGGGGCATGCGCTTTTCGGATTCTTCGCTCCACAGGCGAATGGCGCATCCGTTCTGCGTACGACCGCTACGGCCCGAACGCTGAATTGCGTTCTGCATCGAAATCGGAAGTGTGCGCAGAACATTCACCTTTTCGCTGTCATCATACAAACTCACGCGTTCAATGCCGCTGTCGACAACGCCTGTTACATTCGGAACAGTGATAGATGTTTCTGCAATGTTTGTGGTGAAAATGACGCGCGGGCGTTCAGTGACTTCAAAAATGCGGTCTTGCGTTTCGCGGTCCTGTCCGCCGTAGAGCTCCAGAAATTCGGCGCAGTTCTGCCCGAGGGCTTCGGCGGCGGCGGTGTGGCAGCGGGCGATTTCGGCTTTGCCCGGTAAGAATACCAGCGTGGTCTGCCAGATGTTGTTGCGGTAGAGTGTGCGGAGCGCCCGCACCACTTCGGCGTCAAGTCCAACGCCCGAAACAAGCGATGTCCCCGTGGCCGGAGTCTGGTTGATAATCTGGACGGGGTAGAGCGGGTGGCCGAGGCTCAGGCACTTGACGCCGAGAACCGTTTCGAGTTCGGAACGGTTCAACGCCGCCGACATCACTGCTATACGTGGCCACTCTCGTCCCTCGTCTTTTGTCTCTCGTCTAAGAAAATACGCGAACAGCAAGTCCATGTCAGCCTTGCGTTCGTGGTATTCGTCAAAGACAATCCATTCGGCGTCCAGCTTGCCGTGTAGCAACTCTTGCAGAAAGTTACCGTAGGTCTGAAAGAGTATGCGCGTGTCTGCGCTCTTGCAACTGTCTTGCCTGAACTGGTAGCCGACGGTCTTGCCGCAGCTTTCTCCGTGGAGTTTTGCCGAGAACTGCGCCAGCGCGAGTGCTGCAATACGGCGTGGCTGCAATACGACCACGCGGCCTTTGCAATGCTTGCTTAAAAAGTAGGGGATAAATAGCGACTTGCCCGAGCCGGTCGGCGCTTCAATCAATAAATTGCGAGAAGCCGCTATCGCGGCTTCCAGTTTGCCTTCTTCTTCGGCGAGTGCTAAATCTTTGTAATTCACTAAAGTCTATTGATTAAAGATCAATAACTAGCGCGGGAACTTCAGCTTTTCGCCGGTGGCAACGTCGTTGTAAGGCTTCTTGCCTTCGTGGAACTTCTGGTTGATTACCAGGTTGTCGATACGGCGACGCAGGCCCTGTTCGGTCTTGCAGAAGAAGTAGGCGACCTTGTTGGTGCCGGGCACCAGGAACATGGCGAGCTTGTACTTCTGAGACACAGCGCGGCGGAAGAACTTGAGGTCTTCTTTCTTGGGCACCACGAGGTGAGAACCTTCCTTGACTTCGCAAATCATATCGGCATCGGCCAGCAGGGCGCGAGACTTCTGCTTGAGAGCGGCAAAGTTGGGTTCGGTGTTCTTCTTGATTGTTTCAAGACTGAATGCACCACCGCCTTCTTTGAGGGCTTTGCGGACACCGCGGAATGCGAAAACACCCAATACGATGACAAATAAGGCAATAAGGAATGGCCAGTAGTTGGCGAGAAAATCTAACATAAAAACCTCAGGGGGATCTGTTTTACGCACGCAAATATAGAAAAAAGCTGAGTGGACTGTAGGAAGTAGACAGTAAACAGTAGGACGAAGTCCGTTGGTGATTAGGAAATATCAAGCTTTTTCTATATTCATAATTGTGTTAGATTTTCTGAAAAGAATTGTTTTTACATGTGTTGTAACTGCGGGTTTTTCTGAATTCGCTTTTGCTGAAACGAGTGCTTGCCCCGAAGAAACGGTTATTTCCTCGATCCAGTTCGAGGGCCTAGAGCATACCAAGTCTCGCGTGGTGGAACGCGAACTCTTGAATAAGGCGGGCTCGCCGTTCTCTGCAGAAAAGTTCGAACTAGAAAAACGCCGTCTGCAAGACTTGGACTTGTTTACCGAGATCTCGGCGGGGTGTGAAGGCGGAAATCTCACGTATCATTTCAAGGAAATCTTCCGCTGGATTCCGGCTCCTGCTGGCAAAACGACCGAGCGCGACGGGCTTATGCTTGGCCTTGCTCTTGCGAACTTGAATGTGCTTGGCGAAGATATTCGTGCCGAAGTCCAGTTCCGTACATCGACTAGGCATTTCCTCGACAACAACGAGTATGCTTTCTACGCAAGTTCTCCTTATCTGTTCGGGACTCCGCTGGGTTGGAATTTTGAATTTTCGCACACCGATAGTTACGATGACATTCGCGGCTATTATGACAACAGCTGGCTTTGGGATTTGGACTTGGACTACAAATTCATGCCTCACCTGTACATTCTGGGAACGCTTGTGGGTAGGAACCTGAAGAATGCGGCCTTCTTGCCTGAATTTGGTGCGGGCTTTGCCTTTGATTACCGCGACAGCAAGATTGATACTCGCAAGGGCATTTATTACGAATACATGATGACTCATGTGGGCGCCGGAGACAATCAAGATTCCGATTGCGATGTGTCTGACGGCGAAAGTTGCGAAGGAATGGGTGGCGAAAACTATTGGGAACTTTTGACCGATGCTCGTGCCTACTATTCCGTAAGTCGTTTTGTGACCGGTGCGACGGCGCTAGTTCGCTACCGCCCGGGCGATGTCAAATTCTACGATTACTTTTCGCATGGGGGCGTGAATTCCTACCGAGGCCGTTATGGCGATTCGAAACGCTTGGGAGCGCACGAAGCCTTGCTCAATTTGGAAGAACGCTTTATCCTGCTCGACCGTCAGCCGGCAAGCATCTTGGGCGTGAATTTCTTCTATGGCGTGCAACTGGTGGCAGGTCTCGACGGCAGCTTGCTTTGGAGCTCGGGTCGCCCCGGTTGGGATGACTACGAAGGTGCCATCTATGGCGGCGTCCATCTAGTGGTGCCCGCGGTTGACCGCTTGCGCTTTGAAGTGGGATATAGCCCCGATAGGGGTGAACCCAAGTTCTTCTTTGGCATGATTGAAAAGGTGTCGACGTCTCGTTGGCGCAGCAGATAGCCAATAGAGAACCAAATAAAGTAAACAGCCCTTTACAAATTTTGGATAAATACTAAATTAGGACTTATATTTATAACAAAAAGATAATATGGCTCAAAGTGGGCCTTTTGGAGTATAAATGGCAATTAACTATCTGGATCTTCCGATTGGTCGCAAGTACCCGTTCGAAGTGGACTGCGTCGTGGAAATCGGTAAAGACACCAACCTCAAGTACGAATATGACGAACGCCTGCACGTGTTCCGCCTGGACCGCTGCCTGCTGAGCTCCATGAGCTACCCCTGTACTTACGGCTTTATCCCGAGCACCAAGGCTGACGATGGTGACGCTATCGATATGCTGATTTACAGCCCCGCCTCGATGCAGACGGGTACGGTTTGCACCTGCCGCGTGATTGGTGCACTCGACATGACTGACGGTGGCCGCAAGGACTATAAGGTTCTGGGCGTTCCCGTTTTTAATCCGCGCCCCATCAAGGACATTTCTGATGTGGACCAGATGTTCTTGCGCATTACGCGTAACTTCTTCCAGAACTACAAGGAACTGGAAGGCAAGGACGTTCAGATTGGTGAATGGCAGAATGCTGCCTTTGCTCGCGAAAAGGTGATTGCGGCACACAAGGCTTACTTCCAGATGCAGGTTCAGGTGCCTGAAACTTGCTACCAGGAACCGGAAAGCGTTGACCACTTACCGCCTGAAGAGCTGATTTAAAAAAAACGCCGCTTTTTAGCGGCGATTTTCGTTTAAAAGCATCTTACTTTCACCGGCAGAGCGTCGGTGATTTTTGTTTTTACGCTTTCCAGGAACTCTTTGGGGAGAGCTTCTACGCCCTTAAGCAATGGGTCACGGATGACCGTGTACAGCTGGACTTCGACAAGGTGGTTCGGACTTGCAGAATGGATGGCTGCCAAGTTTTCGATATAGCGTTCAATTTCCTGGTCGCTCGGGATTTCGCCTTGC
It includes:
- a CDS encoding rhomboid family intramembrane serine protease: MLLISNAVVFGLAFIGGLLGLQLNLPGVGAGSIREYVAYFGAFWPFAPEQAWRFVTYMFVHVDFMHFLFNMLMLWMFGSEVADMMGTKHFTGMYFFCGIFAAVFSLAMYWLGMTNAPIIGASGALMGIFVAYYKFFPNRMLLMFFFFPMRIKYAMWFMVAVDVFMAHSSDGIAHFAHLGGVVGGFLYMYFYERGFGNLGKAFAKMHGPKFTVHPGGRAESESRKESSREPDDAIEGEVFYVDENKRMDEILAKVNREGINSLNETERQFLLKASEKLRRRRGGF
- a CDS encoding POTRA domain-containing protein, with the translated sequence MLDFLKRIVFTCVVTAGFSEFAFAETSACPEETVISSIQFEGLEHTKSRVVERELLNKAGSPFSAEKFELEKRRLQDLDLFTEISAGCEGGNLTYHFKEIFRWIPAPAGKTTERDGLMLGLALANLNVLGEDIRAEVQFRTSTRHFLDNNEYAFYASSPYLFGTPLGWNFEFSHTDSYDDIRGYYDNSWLWDLDLDYKFMPHLYILGTLVGRNLKNAAFLPEFGAGFAFDYRDSKIDTRKGIYYEYMMTHVGAGDNQDSDCDVSDGESCEGMGGENYWELLTDARAYYSVSRFVTGATALVRYRPGDVKFYDYFSHGGVNSYRGRYGDSKRLGAHEALLNLEERFILLDRQPASILGVNFFYGVQLVAGLDGSLLWSSGRPGWDDYEGAIYGGVHLVVPAVDRLRFEVGYSPDRGEPKFFFGMIEKVSTSRWRSR
- a CDS encoding inorganic diphosphatase encodes the protein MAINYLDLPIGRKYPFEVDCVVEIGKDTNLKYEYDERLHVFRLDRCLLSSMSYPCTYGFIPSTKADDGDAIDMLIYSPASMQTGTVCTCRVIGALDMTDGGRKDYKVLGVPVFNPRPIKDISDVDQMFLRITRNFFQNYKELEGKDVQIGEWQNAAFAREKVIAAHKAYFQMQVQVPETCYQEPESVDHLPPEELI
- a CDS encoding choice-of-anchor I family protein → MNKVLLSASLLLCAGFCFAKNAVPAGPFQWGHTLAPLTTIKMATAEISAYMPAKKKLFVVGDANIVEVVDLSNPSEAKKISEVEIPGNASSVTVHGDLVAVSMLEIEEWRDGQVQVMRYADSLEVLGVYKVCSQPDMIKFTPDGKNLLVACEGSPSQDFAVDPEGGIAFLSVAKANAESWKNAELSILGFDKLDTNALKKSGVRAPGNQGFLKSLEPEYITVSDDSKLAWVSLQENNAMAIIDVPAKKIKKVFSLGFVDHSRNGFAIDAVSDGKIDIKNYYPLRGLRQPDGIAAFMAGDRHFVMTANEGAPVNDYKVWTDVTTVPELVAQGRLDESVFTEKMTTDLKDLSVSSLERCDEGKYRTHNGKCPYAYTFGSRSVSIFDGETGKLLWDSGEMFERVLAKIAPEYFNWNSKKGKAKMDKRSSDKGCEPENVTVGEVGRRRYAFAGLERTSGVAVFDITDPEAPKLVDYYLDPLDRGPEGILFIPADKSPIAGQALLVVGYEYSKTLTIYTIK
- a CDS encoding ATP-dependent helicase C-terminal domain-containing protein, whose product is MNYKDLALAEEEGKLEAAIAASRNLLIEAPTGSGKSLFIPYFLSKHCKGRVVVLQPRRIAALALAQFSAKLHGESCGKTVGYQFRQDSCKSADTRILFQTYGNFLQELLHGKLDAEWIVFDEYHERKADMDLLFAYFLRRETKDEGREWPRIAVMSAALNRSELETVLGVKCLSLGHPLYPVQIINQTPATGTSLVSGVGLDAEVVRALRTLYRNNIWQTTLVFLPGKAEIARCHTAAAEALGQNCAEFLELYGGQDRETQDRIFEVTERPRVIFTTNIAETSITVPNVTGVVDSGIERVSLYDDSEKVNVLRTLPISMQNAIQRSGRSGRTQNGCAIRLWSEESEKRMPQGIVPEVLQIEPSELLLQKAALETLGGERRSRNESGMTEGIVLPTAIPEAREKTATALLEKFGMLQDGAITALGLKAIRTPVSSIPLALLLASAQSKADLPDLLLAALAWIHSGTEFLQKAKVAYDILTLASDTLSKNRDVPREVSFTLRQLRDYRDGLKQDPSTAQQRCSAQDDTVRSLLKAFPDRLATPSGNAYKLANQNVIRLQVTEPPYAILALSMLRTGTTKSELKVNLYAPISQDMLGGSNAKTRYELLWRSGQERFIGVEISESENADGSTTELSRKEILTQDASPKVLEELKKLTVDAWREKIEKENWSGKFLTEAVQTQLIKMRLAAKLYPEYGLPEFNEEDMELIFDEFANGKFLLRDINEDRYRSIVEDYFGKSMLQWLGKTFPDHYMLPNGKRARYSYQEVAVSDDGKSVQSIEGVLVEISARIEDLMQLRGEHKIADGKLKVRYDILAPNFRTIQKTWDLTGFWQNTYAEVRKELRGRYPKHPWPESVI
- a CDS encoding adenosine kinase, with translation MKKVLGMGAALVDILANVDDAWIAAQGVQKGGMNMVDWPQMEKFLGSLKNPLRVPGGSTCNTMVGLSRLGGKAAFISKVGNDELGNIFKKHLQDNGVESKVGLSDAATGCVFSAVTPDAQRSMWTYLGASDFLASEDFEPALYDGVGLLYAEGYRAFNADCFKKSFTLARSLGVETALDFSSFGVVDACRKLFDELFAEKMIDIIIANEDEAFAYAGVKEEAALEVLAKKAKVAVVKIGKRGALIAKDGKVTRVQAGAAKAIDTTGAGDLWASGFLFGYMNGWDMEKSGNLGSVVSNEVVQVMGAQIPEDGWKRILATLS
- the coaD gene encoding pantetheine-phosphate adenylyltransferase, which codes for MKKIAVFAGSFDPFTLGHLDIVKRAAALFDELYVLLAVNASKKYSLSESARIEIVKKSVENIPNVMVESFDGLTVEFMKRVGAKFLVRGIRGSADVEYEQTVAWNNKNLYPECETIFLSSVPEHLMVSSTVVRELLKVGIAKKSDGNEILAKYVPAEVIPLLTFN